DNA from Sulfurimonas gotlandica GD1:
AGCCCGGTAGTATACTCAGCAAATAGTGCTTCACAGTTTAAAACTGTAATGCAAAAGAGACTTGGAATATCAGAGAAAAATACAAGAACACTAATCAATCAAGGTGCAACAAGTGCTAAGATAGATTATAATTTAAAAGATATGCTTCGTCGTGTTAAAGAAGGAGATACAATTTATTTTTACTATAGTGGTCACGGTATTCCAGTTGCATCTCAAAACAATGCTCCTTATATGCTTGCACAAGATATGAATCCGGCTTACATAACAGATGAAAGGTTTAAACTTCAAAATATTTATAAATCACTTAGCGATTCAAAAGCTGCAAAAGTTGTAGCCTTTATGGATAGTTGCTTCAGTGGTGGTACAGATAACGAACACCTTATTAAAGGTGTAGCTGCTGCAAGGATGGTACCTAAAAAAGTAACATTTGATAAAAGTAAAATGATAGTAATTAGTGCTGGAAGTGGAACTCAATATTCAAATAAATATGATGACAAAGCTAACAGACTATTTTCTTATTATCTGATGAGAGGACTCATTAAAAATAATAATGATGTTCAAAGACTTTATGATTATATAAAATCAAATGTACAAGATAAGTCTTATGAGATGGGAGCTTCTTATGAGCAGGTTCCTGTTTATGATGGAAATATTGGATTAGAGTTTTGATAATACTTTTTGATTTAGACGGAACTTTAATTGATTCTACAGAGGCAATACTAGAGACTTTTCACCATTCTTTTAAAGCACATGACTATCCACATCCAAAAGATGAAGATATAACTGCCCTAATAGGTTACCCTCTGGATGTTATGTATAGAGAGTTGGGGGTTGATGAAGAGTATGTTTGGGACTATGTAGCTACCTATAAAGAGTATTATCGTGTAATATCTACACAAAGAACTACTCTATTACTTAATGCTAAGGAAGCAGTGATTAAAGCTAAGGAATTTGCAATATTAGGGATAGTCACAACAAAAACAGGAAAGTATTCTAAGGTTTTAATGGAGCATTTTGATTTGATGAAATATTTTGAAGTATTAATCGGTCGAGAAGATGTTGAAAAACCAAAGCCAGATGCAGAGCCT
Protein-coding regions in this window:
- a CDS encoding HAD family hydrolase encodes the protein MIILFDLDGTLIDSTEAILETFHHSFKAHDYPHPKDEDITALIGYPLDVMYRELGVDEEYVWDYVATYKEYYRVISTQRTTLLLNAKEAVIKAKEFAILGIVTTKTGKYSKVLMEHFDLMKYFEVLIGREDVEKPKPDAEPINKALRALDATNREIWMIGDTKLDLISAKNAGVNSIGVLSGYDNYDILKQHTDVIFSDVLEAVKYLQKRKKTHISFTS